In Deinococcus sp. QL22, the following are encoded in one genomic region:
- a CDS encoding aldo/keto reductase, translated as MEYRKLLGTDLTLSAVGFGVWTVGTTWWGVKDENVAIRLLRRAFELGITFFDNADTYASGRAEELQRKALGDVRDHLMIGTKFGYDIYNNPERPGQQERPHDWTPAYLRKALEGSLTRLGTDRIDYYQLHNPRLDAIAPGSAQSDDLFAELEALKAEGLIRAYGTALGPALNERQIEEGIASVRERRAPTQIIYNLLEQVLGEQILPVAEAEGVGVMARVPHASGLLEGYMTLDTTFEPGDHRNWRMTTNEKRKAWMEDGLKKVEQLQAEFVQGRTIGQLALQFALRSPAMASVIPNIYDEKGLEEYAAAPSATPLTDAEYAGIQALYAANFGLNTNLIGEVVR; from the coding sequence ATGGAATACAGGAAGCTTTTGGGCACCGACCTGACCCTCAGCGCCGTTGGCTTTGGCGTGTGGACGGTGGGAACGACGTGGTGGGGCGTAAAAGACGAAAACGTGGCTATCCGTCTGCTGCGCCGCGCCTTCGAATTGGGCATCACCTTTTTTGACAATGCCGATACCTACGCTTCGGGCCGCGCCGAGGAATTGCAGCGTAAAGCGCTGGGCGACGTGCGCGATCACCTGATGATCGGCACCAAATTCGGCTACGACATCTACAACAACCCCGAACGCCCCGGCCAACAGGAGCGCCCGCACGACTGGACGCCCGCCTACTTGCGAAAGGCGCTGGAAGGCAGCCTGACCCGCCTGGGCACAGACCGCATCGACTATTACCAGTTGCACAACCCACGCCTGGACGCGATTGCCCCCGGCTCCGCGCAGAGTGACGACCTATTTGCCGAACTGGAAGCCCTGAAAGCCGAGGGACTGATTCGGGCGTATGGCACGGCGCTGGGGCCAGCCCTGAACGAGCGCCAGATTGAGGAAGGCATTGCCAGTGTGCGGGAGCGCCGCGCCCCCACGCAGATCATTTACAACCTGCTGGAACAGGTGTTGGGAGAACAAATCCTGCCTGTGGCCGAGGCCGAGGGCGTGGGCGTGATGGCCCGTGTGCCGCATGCATCGGGGCTGCTGGAAGGCTATATGACGCTGGACACGACCTTTGAACCCGGCGACCACCGCAACTGGCGCATGACCACCAACGAGAAGCGCAAGGCGTGGATGGAAGACGGGCTGAAGAAGGTGGAGCAGTTGCAGGCTGAGTTCGTACAGGGCCGCACGATTGGACAACTGGCCCTGCAATTCGCCCTGCGTTCGCCAGCGATGGCGTCGGTGATTCCCAATATTTACGACGAAAAAGGTCTGGAGGAATATGCCGCCGCCCCAAGTGCCACTCCGCTGACCGACGCTGAATATGCAGGCATTCAAGCCCTGTACGCCGCCAACTTTGGCCTGAACACCAACCTGATCGGGGAGGTTGTGCGGTGA
- a CDS encoding chlorite dismutase family protein, with amino-acid sequence MMVDLDPSGQVTGREPDRANRQFLNYAFFKLDPAFRRLPHAEREELKAEFLAAAQGWTESAPAEKGLIQRPYSLVGVRADVDFMLWRIAFDVREFQEAQGRLNRTRLMGYLTQPYNFVSMNKRSQYANRVDGSGHGLEILPGQGQYLFIYPFVKTRAWYDLTPHSRQGMMDEHIHASVPFKGVRINTSYSYGIDDQEFVVSFDSDHPQEFVDLVHRLRYTQASLYTLTDTPMFTCVKKDLAGVLDDLA; translated from the coding sequence ATGATGGTTGACCTTGACCCCAGCGGTCAGGTCACCGGGCGCGAGCCTGACCGGGCCAACCGTCAATTCCTGAACTATGCCTTCTTTAAGCTTGACCCGGCTTTTCGCCGCTTGCCACACGCCGAACGCGAGGAACTGAAGGCTGAGTTTTTGGCCGCCGCGCAGGGCTGGACTGAAAGTGCGCCCGCCGAGAAAGGCCTGATTCAGCGCCCGTACTCGCTGGTGGGCGTGCGGGCCGATGTGGATTTCATGCTGTGGCGCATCGCCTTCGATGTGCGCGAGTTTCAGGAAGCGCAGGGCCGCCTGAACCGCACCCGTCTGATGGGCTACCTGACCCAGCCGTACAATTTTGTAAGCATGAACAAGCGCAGCCAGTACGCCAACCGCGTGGACGGCAGCGGGCACGGGCTGGAAATCTTGCCGGGGCAGGGGCAATACCTGTTTATCTACCCGTTCGTGAAAACGCGGGCGTGGTACGACCTGACGCCGCACAGCCGCCAAGGAATGATGGACGAGCATATTCACGCCTCGGTGCCGTTTAAGGGCGTGCGGATCAACACCAGTTACAGCTACGGCATAGACGATCAGGAATTCGTGGTGAGTTTTGATTCCGACCACCCGCAGGAATTTGTGGATTTGGTTCACCGTCTGCGCTACACGCAAGCCAGCCTGTACACCCTGACCGACACGCCCATGTTTACATGCGTGAAAAAGGACTTGGCAGGCGTGCTGGACGATTTGGCGTAA
- a CDS encoding DUF3995 domain-containing protein: MSDKLPAPASMRFASVGAALMTGAISALHVYWAAGGRAGLSAALPQDTTGKPMFLPSTAATLVVAAGLAGMSGTALLSQSQSAARLRWPLRLIAGVFLVRAIGDGRSVGLTGQPSGTQFARFDAQLYTPLCLLLAALYGVLGLKRAT; this comes from the coding sequence ATGTCAGACAAACTCCCGGCTCCCGCTTCAATGCGCTTTGCTTCTGTGGGGGCTGCCCTGATGACGGGGGCCATTTCTGCACTGCATGTGTACTGGGCTGCCGGGGGCCGCGCCGGACTAAGTGCTGCATTGCCTCAAGACACAACGGGCAAGCCCATGTTCTTGCCCTCAACCGCCGCAACGCTGGTGGTCGCCGCAGGTCTGGCAGGCATGAGCGGCACAGCCCTGCTCTCTCAATCCCAGAGTGCAGCCAGATTACGCTGGCCTCTGCGTCTGATTGCTGGTGTGTTTCTGGTGCGTGCGATAGGCGATGGCCGCAGCGTGGGCCTGACCGGTCAGCCGTCAGGTACCCAGTTTGCCCGGTTTGACGCCCAACTCTATACGCCGCTGTGTTTGCTTCTGGCCGCACTTTATGGGGTTCTGGGACTGAAACGGGCCACTTGA
- a CDS encoding transposase: protein MSNVNLGGVYLARVGKGRWRIEAFFKTIKGRFGLERFAQHSKQGVFRWWCLSTLAFFLCHFQELDGAVRKPQVWPDWGVLARTIRFSFVPEVRRQALLLE, encoded by the coding sequence ATGTCCAACGTCAATCTCGGCGGCGTGTATCTGGCACGGGTCGGGAAAGGGCGTTGGAGGATTGAGGCGTTCTTTAAAACGATCAAGGGGCGTTTCGGACTTGAACGCTTTGCCCAACACAGCAAACAGGGCGTGTTCCGCTGGTGGTGTTTGTCCACCTTGGCCTTTTTTCTCTGTCATTTCCAAGAGTTGGATGGCGCCGTGAGGAAACCGCAGGTCTGGCCGGATTGGGGAGTGTTGGCGAGAACCATACGGTTCTCGTTTGTTCCAGAAGTACGTCGTCAAGCACTTCTTCTAGAGTGA
- a CDS encoding transposase: protein MNPKEPRSRRLYSDILTCFSRAQHRASFEVFLDLLLDGSGRPLPERATVKSPAAISRFLNHAAWQTRQLCRVMRQHALQLLPDEWRLRPHQRPRLDLLVDLTSLEKSGKFADLDDWMHTFNSVHGVHLVVLYLCCGQLRLPWAVQVWRGKGTPSPAQLALKLLRTVARLLLSGRRRPRLHADGGFESVEFIQGVLAQGLDIVVGVRCTRKLEDGRQVQDLMVRGSLVKPCGLDQIMCLLGVALPEQGARTTLCHVQRQSRRRVSGTGRERALED from the coding sequence GTGAACCCAAAAGAACCGCGCTCCAGACGCCTGTATTCTGACATCCTCACGTGCTTTTCAAGGGCGCAGCATCGGGCCTCATTTGAGGTGTTTCTTGATCTGCTGCTGGATGGTTCTGGTCGCCCCCTCCCAGAACGGGCCACCGTGAAGTCACCGGCAGCCATCAGCCGGTTTTTGAACCATGCCGCATGGCAGACCCGGCAGCTCTGCCGGGTCATGCGCCAGCACGCGTTGCAACTGTTGCCGGATGAATGGCGACTTCGGCCTCATCAGCGACCTCGACTTGACCTGTTGGTCGATTTGACGAGCTTGGAAAAGAGTGGCAAGTTCGCTGACCTGGACGACTGGATGCACACCTTCAACAGTGTTCATGGCGTCCATCTGGTGGTGCTGTATCTGTGTTGCGGTCAACTGCGGTTGCCTTGGGCGGTTCAGGTGTGGCGGGGCAAAGGGACGCCTTCCCCTGCACAACTGGCCCTGAAGTTGCTCCGCACCGTTGCACGACTGCTGCTGTCGGGGAGACGGCGCCCTCGTCTCCATGCAGATGGGGGGTTTGAGAGCGTCGAGTTCATTCAAGGCGTTCTCGCCCAGGGCTTGGACATCGTGGTGGGTGTCCGTTGTACACGCAAGCTCGAGGATGGCCGTCAGGTGCAAGATCTCATGGTTAGAGGCAGTCTGGTCAAGCCCTGTGGGCTTGACCAGATCATGTGTCTCTTGGGTGTGGCTTTACCGGAACAAGGAGCCAGAACAACGCTTTGTCATGTCCAACGTCAATCTCGGCGGCGTGTATCTGGCACGGGTCGGGAAAGGGCGTTGGAGGATTGA
- a CDS encoding response regulator transcription factor, with product MTQPQHPDDAPLSSQTAPRSVRVLLVDDHAVVRQGLRLFLGLDPLIDVVGEAANGEEALAEAARLRPDVVVMDLMMPVMDGITATRLLRRQLPDTEVIALTSTLEEHKVNGAIDAGAMGYMLKDASSDTLAEAIHAAARGEVRLHPEAARRLVRDFRSPEMRENLTPKEVIVLQLIAHGHSNRDIAQDQGVAEATVKTHVSRLLGKLGLESRTQAALYALRHGLATLDEG from the coding sequence ATGACCCAGCCTCAACACCCTGACGACGCCCCCCTATCAAGCCAAACCGCTCCCCGCAGCGTGCGCGTGCTGCTGGTAGACGATCATGCGGTAGTGCGCCAGGGCCTGCGCCTGTTTTTGGGCCTTGACCCTCTGATAGATGTGGTGGGCGAGGCCGCCAACGGCGAAGAAGCTTTGGCCGAAGCCGCCCGCCTGCGCCCCGATGTGGTCGTCATGGATCTGATGATGCCTGTGATGGACGGCATTACCGCCACGCGCCTGCTGCGCCGCCAACTGCCCGACACCGAAGTGATTGCTCTGACCAGCACGCTGGAGGAACACAAGGTCAACGGCGCGATTGACGCCGGGGCGATGGGCTACATGCTCAAAGACGCCTCTAGCGATACCTTGGCCGAGGCGATTCACGCCGCCGCACGCGGGGAAGTCAGGCTGCACCCGGAAGCAGCCCGCCGTCTGGTACGCGATTTCCGCTCGCCCGAGATGCGCGAGAACCTGACGCCCAAAGAGGTGATCGTGCTGCAACTGATCGCGCACGGCCACTCCAACCGCGATATTGCCCAGGATCAGGGCGTGGCAGAGGCCACCGTGAAAACCCATGTCAGCCGCCTGCTGGGCAAACTGGGACTGGAAAGCCGCACCCAGGCCGCCCTGTACGCGCTGCGGCACGGGCTGGCCACGCTGGATGAAGGTTGA
- a CDS encoding sensor histidine kinase: MTAPPPLPPAPAPRRGVWHRLFADVLDPYAFRVALYVLLALPAGGLVLGLLLVGVVGGVLTLALVIGAALLLGALWLVGGLADVQRVMAGLLGVSFVRAGPAPAYTGVWPWVRATLSDPATYRALLFHVVQFPLAALCWVVLATLLGLALGALASPLWWLHPPLFPLVWQDSTVTPGLPVVAGLLLLGLGSLLVLGGVLNLMGRMWTRLTLALLGGDMGYEAARREVMALRRAAGRVALGDDLDATLADLAVQARLASTAQAVALLAPDGTSRASSGTAPAEWFQESGSARPDQPAPVPQGEADVRYTAGGATLVSFPVSLPPSAEVLDGGMLQAVYTPGTRPGPDELAFLLSIADHAGTALHAAQLIERAGTRAGEQERARLARELHDSVAQALYGITLGAKTARATLDRDTEKARASLDYTIRLAEGGVSEMKALLFSLRPDALEEGGLVAALTGHAQAMEARHGLTVFADLPAEPHLTPDAQAAAYRVAQEALHNVVKHARAHQVWLSVVQAGGWVTLTVRDDGRGFDPQVQGRDTQGRGTLGQRSMRERAAGAGGTLDVRSVQASEFGTASGMESGTTITLRLPAAPSERVAAVLTGAQS, encoded by the coding sequence ATGACCGCCCCGCCCCCCCTTCCCCCTGCTCCCGCTCCCCGGCGGGGCGTGTGGCACAGGCTGTTTGCCGATGTGCTCGATCCCTACGCCTTCCGGGTGGCGCTGTATGTGTTGCTGGCGCTTCCGGCGGGCGGCCTGGTGTTGGGGCTGCTGCTTGTAGGTGTGGTGGGCGGCGTGCTGACGCTGGCCCTGGTGATCGGCGCGGCTTTGCTGCTGGGCGCACTCTGGTTGGTGGGCGGCCTGGCCGACGTGCAGCGCGTGATGGCCGGACTGCTGGGCGTGTCGTTCGTGCGGGCGGGGCCAGCTCCGGCCTACACGGGCGTCTGGCCCTGGGTGCGGGCCACCCTGTCCGACCCGGCCACCTACCGGGCGCTGCTGTTTCATGTGGTGCAGTTTCCGCTGGCGGCACTGTGCTGGGTGGTACTGGCTACATTGCTGGGGCTGGCGCTGGGCGCACTGGCCTCGCCGCTGTGGTGGCTGCACCCGCCGTTGTTCCCGCTGGTCTGGCAAGATTCCACCGTGACGCCGGGGTTGCCTGTGGTGGCCGGACTGTTGTTGCTGGGCCTCGGCAGTCTGCTGGTGCTGGGCGGCGTCCTCAACCTGATGGGCCGGATGTGGACGCGCCTGACCTTGGCCCTCCTGGGCGGAGATATGGGCTACGAGGCGGCGAGGCGAGAAGTGATGGCGCTGCGGCGGGCAGCGGGCCGGGTAGCACTGGGTGACGATCTGGACGCGACTTTGGCTGATCTCGCAGTGCAGGCACGGCTGGCAAGTACCGCACAGGCGGTGGCGCTCTTGGCCCCTGACGGCACTTCTCGGGCGTCCAGCGGCACGGCCCCCGCAGAATGGTTTCAGGAGTCTGGGTCAGCCCGGCCTGATCAGCCCGCCCCCGTACCGCAAGGAGAGGCCGACGTGCGCTATACGGCAGGCGGGGCCACTTTGGTGTCTTTTCCGGTGTCGCTGCCCCCCTCTGCCGAGGTGCTGGACGGCGGCATGCTGCAGGCCGTCTATACCCCCGGCACGCGCCCCGGCCCCGATGAACTGGCCTTCCTGCTCTCTATTGCCGACCACGCCGGAACTGCCCTGCACGCCGCCCAACTGATCGAGCGGGCAGGCACGCGGGCTGGAGAACAGGAACGCGCCAGGTTGGCCCGCGAACTGCACGACAGCGTGGCGCAGGCGCTGTATGGCATCACGCTGGGGGCCAAAACTGCCCGCGCCACCCTAGACCGAGACACCGAAAAAGCCCGCGCCAGCCTCGATTACACCATCCGTTTGGCCGAGGGCGGCGTGTCGGAGATGAAGGCCCTGCTGTTCAGCCTGCGCCCCGACGCATTGGAAGAAGGCGGCTTGGTGGCGGCCCTGACCGGACACGCGCAGGCGATGGAAGCGCGGCACGGCCTGACCGTCTTTGCCGACCTGCCCGCCGAACCCCACCTGACGCCTGACGCCCAGGCCGCCGCCTACCGCGTGGCGCAGGAAGCCCTGCACAACGTAGTCAAGCACGCCCGCGCCCATCAGGTGTGGCTGAGTGTGGTGCAGGCGGGCGGCTGGGTCACGCTGACGGTGCGCGACGATGGGCGCGGCTTCGACCCGCAGGTGCAGGGCCGAGATACACAGGGCCGGGGAACCTTGGGCCAGCGCAGCATGCGCGAGCGGGCAGCGGGCGCGGGCGGCACGCTGGACGTGCGGAGCGTGCAGGCCTCAGAGTTTGGAACAGCTTCAGGAATGGAGTCGGGAACGACGATTACTCTGCGCCTGCCGGCTGCCCCGTCCGAACGCGTAGCCGCCGTGCTGACCGGGGCGCAGTCATGA
- a CDS encoding Crp/Fnr family transcriptional regulator: MDIPSLLHQTPLFAEASAEALGPLVRVARVLDVAAGIVLARQGDAADSLFIVESGTVHASSLAAGGRELTLFVAGARQVAGGSEVFLNSAPHAATLTTLTPARVLALPALQVRQSVFASPHLSRALVAHLARREAELMTRMQRLVLTELGVRLAAYLLEHAQAGGFPLPTNSTLAAELGSVPEVVSRKLGEFYRLGLITLERRTVRVTDAVRLRDIVG, encoded by the coding sequence ATGGATATTCCGTCCCTGCTGCACCAGACCCCACTGTTTGCAGAGGCGTCGGCAGAGGCGCTGGGGCCGTTGGTGAGGGTGGCCCGCGTGCTGGACGTGGCGGCGGGAATAGTACTGGCGCGGCAGGGTGACGCTGCCGATAGCCTGTTCATCGTGGAATCGGGTACGGTTCATGCGTCCAGCCTTGCGGCAGGGGGCCGGGAACTGACCCTGTTCGTGGCCGGAGCGCGGCAGGTCGCGGGCGGGAGCGAAGTGTTTCTGAACTCTGCACCGCACGCAGCAACCCTGACTACGCTGACGCCGGCGCGGGTGCTGGCTTTGCCCGCCCTCCAAGTCCGGCAAAGCGTGTTTGCTTCCCCTCACCTTTCGCGGGCATTGGTGGCGCATTTGGCCCGCCGGGAGGCCGAATTGATGACGCGAATGCAGCGGCTGGTGCTGACCGAACTGGGAGTACGCTTGGCCGCGTATTTGCTTGAACATGCTCAAGCGGGCGGCTTTCCACTCCCCACCAACAGTACCCTCGCCGCCGAACTAGGCAGCGTCCCCGAAGTGGTCAGCCGCAAGTTGGGCGAGTTCTACCGCTTGGGTCTGATTACCCTGGAACGCCGAACCGTGCGCGTAACGGACGCGGTGCGGCTGCGGGACATCGTGGGGTGA
- a CDS encoding ferredoxin family protein yields MKPFVLIERCTSPCIGVKDAACTEVCPMECIYDAGDQFVIHPEECIICGACVAACPVSAIFEDVDVPADQYRFIARNRAHFLL; encoded by the coding sequence ATGAAACCATTCGTATTAATTGAACGCTGTACTAGCCCCTGCATAGGTGTCAAAGACGCGGCCTGCACCGAAGTTTGCCCCATGGAATGCATCTATGACGCCGGGGATCAGTTCGTTATTCATCCTGAAGAATGCATTATTTGCGGCGCTTGCGTGGCCGCCTGCCCCGTCAGCGCTATTTTCGAAGATGTGGATGTACCCGCCGACCAGTACAGATTTATTGCCCGTAACCGCGCCCACTTTTTGCTCTGA
- a CDS encoding transposase yields MEELERAYPAAVQITLVQDNLNTHHGGSFYKWMSPEQAHRLVGRFEWIYTPKHASWLNMAELEFSALQRQC; encoded by the coding sequence ATGGAGGAGCTGGAACGGGCCTACCCAGCAGCGGTACAGATCACCCTGGTGCAGGACAACCTCAATACCCATCATGGGGGCAGCTTCTACAAGTGGATGTCCCCAGAACAGGCCCACCGGTTGGTGGGCCGATTCGAGTGGATCTACACGCCGAAACACGCCTCTTGGTTAAACATGGCGGAGTTGGAATTCAGCGCTCTTCAGCGGCAGTGTTGA
- a CDS encoding BON domain-containing protein has product MWPFGKSTADRVKDALNAQPQLKDLGLQVTENRGNVTVSGMVPNDRYGRLVSVVAEGINGVKSVDVSGLVAEETTPVAASAPAQPAPGAPTPNISAPNIGTPAPKKAASPSIEAELKEAEDNSKIAKAVHSALKNNGELKDDPIDVLQSGKSIILRGVVDNDHEQRLAEQLARAVQGVASVDVSGLKVAAGAKELTKEKDEDSGDTVYTVQNGDTLGAIAQKYYGNAAEYKKIAHYNNISNPDLIKVGQKLRIPS; this is encoded by the coding sequence ATGTGGCCCTTTGGAAAGAGCACCGCCGACCGAGTGAAAGACGCCCTCAACGCCCAGCCCCAGCTGAAAGACTTGGGCCTTCAGGTCACTGAAAACCGCGGCAACGTGACGGTCAGCGGCATGGTTCCCAATGACCGATACGGCAGATTGGTCAGCGTCGTCGCTGAAGGCATCAACGGCGTCAAGAGCGTGGACGTGAGCGGTCTGGTCGCCGAGGAGACGACCCCCGTTGCCGCCAGCGCCCCAGCCCAGCCCGCTCCCGGCGCACCCACCCCCAACATCTCTGCTCCCAACATCGGCACTCCAGCGCCCAAAAAGGCCGCCAGCCCCAGCATCGAGGCTGAACTGAAGGAAGCCGAGGACAACAGCAAGATTGCTAAGGCCGTGCACAGCGCCCTGAAGAACAACGGCGAACTGAAAGACGACCCGATTGACGTGTTGCAGAGTGGCAAGAGCATCATTTTGCGCGGCGTCGTGGACAACGACCACGAACAGCGCTTGGCCGAGCAATTGGCCCGCGCCGTACAGGGCGTGGCTTCCGTAGACGTGAGCGGCCTGAAGGTCGCCGCCGGAGCCAAAGAACTGACCAAAGAGAAAGATGAGGACAGCGGTGACACCGTGTACACCGTGCAGAACGGCGATACTTTGGGCGCGATTGCTCAAAAGTACTACGGCAACGCCGCCGAGTACAAAAAGATTGCCCACTACAACAACATCAGCAACCCTGACCTGATCAAAGTGGGCCAGAAACTCCGTATTCCTAGCTAG
- a CDS encoding M1 family metallopeptidase, with amino-acid sequence MVSLLLCGGRGETQVVPALPPAPPLQSLPNTQNIGDSIFPALGQAGLDVLNYDLALTVARPGTPQIQAEVTLLLTATRPLPQIRLDFVGPTVSSVRWNGRAVPFRTDSAAQKLLVSLPAPLLPGVRGNLTVRYAGTPGIVRDPDFNFPVNLGWQSVPSTAETAGANFTLSEPNGTRTFLPSNDHPSDKATFLTRITVPAGFTGAASGVQIAQTGATGGPQTFVFSQAQPVPTYALAIHVNKFERVDSPAVPVGVNGSPVQRRDYFPIGTAQPTREAYARTAEMMTVLSGWFGPYPFSAYGVAVVTPPLPALETATLSTMPVSSSREPVALHELAHQWFGNDISPADWSDVWLNEGFATYAELLWAEAQGENGQEMAARWWTTLNRTGTRPLAARRAEQLFDTSAYRRGALGLHALRVAVGDDKFRTFLQTYAARYSGGTVRTADLVTLARTQTGPEGEAALRLWIESATLPPLPVLP; translated from the coding sequence TTGGTCAGCCTACTGCTGTGCGGCGGCAGGGGAGAGACACAGGTGGTTCCGGCCCTGCCGCCCGCCCCGCCGCTTCAATCGCTGCCCAACACGCAGAATATTGGCGATTCCATCTTCCCGGCGTTGGGGCAGGCGGGGCTGGACGTGCTGAATTACGACCTTGCCCTGACGGTGGCCCGGCCCGGCACGCCGCAGATACAGGCAGAAGTGACGCTGCTGCTGACAGCCACGCGCCCGCTGCCGCAGATTCGGCTGGATTTTGTCGGCCCCACCGTGTCGTCGGTTCGCTGGAATGGCCGTGCCGTACCCTTCCGAACCGACAGCGCCGCACAAAAGCTGCTGGTGTCTCTGCCCGCCCCGCTGCTGCCGGGAGTGCGGGGCAACCTCACGGTCAGGTATGCGGGCACGCCCGGCATCGTCCGTGACCCCGATTTTAATTTTCCGGTGAATCTGGGCTGGCAAAGTGTGCCCAGCACGGCAGAGACAGCCGGGGCCAACTTCACGCTCAGCGAACCCAACGGCACGCGCACCTTTTTGCCCAGCAACGATCATCCTTCCGATAAGGCCACCTTCCTGACACGCATCACGGTTCCGGCAGGCTTTACCGGGGCGGCCAGCGGCGTGCAGATTGCCCAAACGGGAGCAACGGGCGGCCCCCAAACCTTCGTGTTTTCGCAGGCCCAGCCGGTTCCCACCTATGCCCTTGCCATCCACGTCAACAAGTTCGAGCGTGTGGATTCGCCCGCCGTGCCTGTGGGTGTGAACGGCTCACCTGTTCAGCGCCGCGATTATTTCCCCATTGGCACCGCGCAGCCTACCCGCGAGGCCTACGCCCGAACTGCCGAAATGATGACCGTTCTATCGGGCTGGTTCGGGCCATACCCCTTCAGCGCTTACGGGGTGGCGGTGGTCACGCCCCCGTTGCCCGCTCTGGAAACGGCCACGCTGTCCACCATGCCCGTGTCCTCTAGCCGCGAACCGGTGGCCCTGCACGAACTGGCACACCAGTGGTTCGGCAACGACATCAGCCCCGCGGACTGGTCTGACGTGTGGCTGAATGAAGGCTTTGCCACCTACGCCGAGCTGCTGTGGGCCGAGGCACAGGGCGAAAACGGTCAGGAGATGGCCGCCCGCTGGTGGACGACGCTGAACCGCACTGGCACCCGCCCGTTGGCGGCCCGCCGCGCCGAACAGTTGTTCGATACCAGCGCCTACCGCCGGGGTGCCCTGGGCCTTCACGCCCTGCGCGTGGCTGTGGGGGACGACAAATTCCGTACTTTTTTGCAGACTTACGCGGCCCGCTATAGCGGCGGCACGGTCAGAACTGCCGACCTTGTGACACTGGCCCGCACCCAAACCGGGCCGGAAGGTGAGGCGGCCTTGAGGCTTTGGATAGAATCAGCTACCCTCCCCCCATTACCTGTGCTTCCCTGA
- a CDS encoding NUDIX hydrolase — MSHLSRTLPIKRAAHVYLVREGQLLLVEERMDDGSIFYGLPGGKAQAGETLAAAAVRQVLVETGLTVTDLMFVSLLEGELLTGTRNECYATFARFTAEFHGELDPTDPEVVGVKWVPFEMVEALVRYGPPPEVEERNPLIWLPTQDFLRGKIRSYYSI; from the coding sequence ATGAGTCACCTCTCGCGCACCCTGCCCATCAAGCGCGCCGCGCACGTCTATTTGGTGCGTGAAGGCCAATTGCTGCTGGTCGAAGAACGGATGGACGACGGCAGCATTTTTTACGGCCTTCCCGGCGGCAAAGCGCAGGCGGGCGAGACGTTGGCCGCCGCTGCCGTGCGCCAAGTGCTGGTCGAAACGGGCCTCACGGTCACCGATCTGATGTTTGTCAGCCTGCTGGAAGGCGAACTGCTGACGGGCACACGCAACGAGTGTTACGCCACGTTTGCCCGCTTTACCGCCGAGTTTCACGGCGAACTTGACCCCACCGACCCCGAAGTGGTAGGCGTCAAATGGGTGCCTTTCGAGATGGTCGAAGCGTTGGTGCGTTACGGCCCGCCGCCCGAAGTGGAGGAGCGCAATCCGCTGATCTGGCTGCCCACCCAGGACTTTTTGCGCGGCAAAATCCGCAGCTATTACTCCATCTGA
- a CDS encoding thioesterase family protein, with protein sequence MTESISSTSIQTEIRVRYAETDAMAVAHHANYPIWFEVGRTDLMHALGLPYAEVEARGYYLMLSGLNVQYRRAARYDDRLTLTTRVSEIRSRTLKFTYELHRANLDGAADLIATGETQHIATDKTYRPARLPDEVLKLLRGE encoded by the coding sequence ATGACCGAATCCATTTCCAGCACCAGTATCCAAACTGAAATTCGCGTGCGGTACGCCGAAACCGATGCGATGGCAGTGGCCCATCATGCCAATTACCCCATCTGGTTCGAGGTAGGCCGCACCGACCTGATGCACGCGCTGGGCTTGCCGTATGCCGAGGTCGAGGCACGCGGCTACTACCTGATGCTGAGCGGCCTGAACGTGCAGTACCGCCGCGCCGCCCGCTACGATGACCGCCTGACCCTGACCACCCGCGTCTCGGAAATCAGGAGCCGCACCCTGAAATTTACCTACGAACTGCACCGCGCAAACTTGGACGGCGCAGCAGACCTGATCGCCACTGGAGAAACCCAGCACATCGCCACCGACAAGACCTACCGCCCAGCACGCCTGCCGGATGAGGTGCTGAAGCTGCTGCGAGGGGAATAA
- the rbfA gene encoding 30S ribosome-binding factor RbfA, with the protein MRPEQVQSQLLRVLSDAIAQLRDPRVPMIVTVERVAVTSDYGIARIYVSSMNADMNALLDALNHARGHLQREVTAQVKLRRTPVLEFHSAADVPL; encoded by the coding sequence ATGAGGCCCGAACAAGTCCAGTCCCAACTGTTGCGGGTGCTCAGCGACGCCATTGCCCAACTGCGTGACCCCCGTGTGCCCATGATCGTCACCGTGGAACGCGTGGCCGTTACCTCCGACTACGGCATCGCCCGGATTTACGTCAGTTCTATGAACGCCGATATGAATGCCCTGCTGGACGCCCTGAACCACGCACGCGGCCACCTTCAGCGGGAAGTGACGGCGCAGGTGAAGCTGAGGCGCACGCCTGTACTGGAATTCCATTCGGCGGCAGATGTGCCGCTTTGA